CAAACTGCTGCTAATTTCTGAAGGCGACATCTACCTGCTTGAGAACCTCAGCAAGCCAAAGCTGACGCGACTGACGAAAACGGATCAACGTGAATCGCAAGTCGAATTCCTGCCCGATGGCAGCGGCTACACCGTTCGCCGTGACGACACGGTCATCCAAACAAAATTTGGCGAACATCTCGTCCATCAACTCACCCCGAGTTTGCCTTCTGGCGAAAATCTTAACCGATATGCCCTCAGCCATGATGGCAAGCGTATCGCTCTCATCAGCCGCACGAACAGTCGCGGAGAATCGCGAAAGGTTGACATCATTCGGTATCGCGATCGATTCGCGGAGTCAGACTCGATCTCACGAACCGTTTCTGATGACAAGGTCGAACCCGAAACCGTCCGGGTCTATCTTTATGAATTCGAGGACCTCGATACCGAAGACGCGCCGCTGCTGAAGGTCTTTGAAGAAAAGATTGATGAACCCAGAGACATCATTTCCGAACCTCGCTGGTCCCTGGATAATCAGAAAGTCACGTTCTGCTTCTTCGATCAAAAGAACTCTGACGTGCAGATCCGTCTTGCGACTTGGCCGACCGAAGAAGAACTGGAAGAAGGTCTAAAGGAAGCGACCAAAAAGCGAGAAAAGGAATTCCAGAAGGACATGCGTGAAGCCAAGGAAAAGGACGAAGAAGACGCGACCCCAGGCCGGCGTGGGCCTCGCGGCGGCCGTACCAAAGCTCCCGAACTGGTGGAGCATCTGGCGAAGACCGCTTTTCAATTCAAGCACTACGGCGGCCCCAACACACCGTCGATGGTGTCACCGGACTTCGCGCAAGACAGTCGGCATATCGTGTTTGTCAGTGAACTGAGCGGCTTTCGACACATCCATGTTCTCGACCCGCTTTACGAAAGCGTCCGCCAACTCACCGAGGGGCGTTTCGAAGTCTACCCGATCCGATTTTCAGAGGATCGCAAACGGCTTTTCGTCACGGCCACCAAAGATTCACCAGCTCGTCAAATGGTCTATGTACTCGACATGGATTCAGGCGAACTAACGCGTCTGAACAAACAGGAAGGCACCTTTTCCGACTTGGCTGTCAGCAACAACGGCAAACGAATGATCGGAAACTTTGTGCGTTACGGTTCGCTGACCGAGTTGATCGCTCAAAACGAAAAGAAACAAGTCAAGCAGATCACGGATTCCCACCCCGAACAAGCTTCGCAATTGACGAAGATCGAACCCGAATTCTTTGAATACGAAAACCGCCACGGGCACACCATTTCAGGAATGATGTTCAAACCGGAGAAATGGAAGAAATCGAAAAAGCATCCGCTGTTGATCTATGTCTACGGCGGGCCGCTCGGTAGCCGCCACTTTGTCAACGACGGCGGCTACAGCGCTGACGCGTACTTCTTTCAGATGTACATGGCACAAAAGCACGGATACATCACGATCGTTGTCGATCCGCGAGGCCAGTCAGGCTATGGCGGGCTGTTCGAAAAATCGAACTATGAACAAGTTGGCAAACCGCAGGTTGAAGATTTGGTTGACGGTGTCAAATACATGGCAGACAACTTCAACATCGACGAGGAACGTGTCGCTATCTCTGGCTGGAGCTTCGGTGGCTTTCAGACGCAAATGTGTCTCTACACCGAACCTGAAGTGTTCCAAGTCGGAATCGCGGGCGCCGGGCCGACGCAGTGGGAGAACTACAATTCGTGGTACTCCACGGGTACCGTCGGTCCTTCAAGAACCGGCGAGCCTGACCAGGAAAAATACTCGCTCATTCCCCTCGCTAAAAAACTCAAGGGGCAACTGCTATTGGTTCACGGCATCGAAGACACCAATGTCTTGTTCCAAGACACTGTAGCCGTCTATCGTGCTCTGCTAAAAGCCGGCAAGGAAACACAAGTCGAGTTGTTCCTTGACCCAACAGGTGGGCACGGACTTGGTGGTGATGTCAAACGCCTGGGACGAATGCGAAAGTACGAGCAGTTCCTACTTCGCACCATCGGCGAAGGCCCCTAAAGCATCGCGTTGACAGTTAGGACAACGAAAGAAATTTCCTCGTGGGTTATCGTCTTTAATGCTTAATGACGACGCCCTCGTAATAAGCCACCAAGTCGTCAGTGCTAAATTCTCAGGCGATTAAGTTGGCTTCGTCGTCGATCGTTGCATCGTTTTCGGTCGCCCGCATGACCTCGCCCTGCTCAGTCGCAAGATTGCCTTCGCCGCTTGAAACCGTCGGTTCCGGCTCGTTTGACTTGGGCTTTTCCGGCGGTGGCGAATGTATTTCCCCTTCAAGCATCTGCACCGGAACACCTTGTGGAAAGACCAATTCACGAGCTTCGTCCGGCATCGTGATTTTGGCTTCGGTCAGTTGCTGCTTCACCTGGCGTATGACACTGCTACTGACCTTGAGTGCAGAATGCTTCGTTTGATCGAACCAATAAAGCACGTGCAGGTTGACCGTCGCTGAACCTAGCGAATCGACGATGACTAAAGGCGCAGGATCGTCCACCACGGTTTCATGTGCGACGAGCACACCCATGATGATTTCCTGTGCTTCCACAATCGAATCATCAAAGCCGATACCGACTTTAAAATCGCGGCGGCTAAGTGGCGTCGCTGTATAGTTGGTGATCTTCCCTTTGTAGACCGTGCTATTGGGCAGCTGTATTTGATTGCCTTCGAGTGTATTCAGCACGGTGCCGCGCGTGGTGACTTTGCGGACATATCCCATCGCGCCCTCGACTTCGATCAAATCCCCAACACGGAATGGATGGTTCAATGAGATCAAGATGCTGGCGAGATAATTTTCCGCGATGTCGCGGAATGCGAATCCGAGAGCGAGCCCGACTAGGCCGGTGCCGCCCAACAGCGTCACCGCCAATCGAGTCAGACCGGAAACACGAAGCGCAATGTACATCCCGATGATAAAGATGATCACCGCGACGACATTGCCTGCGACCTGCCGCAGTAATCGGCTGTCGATTCGGTTTTGTGTAATCCACCGTGTCAGCTTTGCCGAAACCAATGCGACGTAGTATGAAAGGATACCGATTACCAAAGCGATCAGAATGAGCGGCAATATTCCCGTGGTTTCTCGTCCCAATTGCTTTAGCGAGGCAACCGCTGGCGCTAAATTCCACAGGGGCTGTTCGGCAACGCCGACTCGATTGACTACCGCAACGACATCCGCAGTATTCATCGCCGTTGCTTCAGCCCAAGCTTGGTGCTTCTTGCTGTCTGCTGTTCCTTTTAGGAAAGCGACACCACGATCGACGTCCACCGACGGTGAATCAAACCAGCCGGTTGCCTCCATGATTTCTTGCAATCGTTTTTCGATACGCTCGTCGCTATTAACTGGATCAACTTCAACTTTATCAGCCACATCGACTCTGTCCGCTGCTTCACCACCTGTGACCTCTGCCGCAACGTCCTCGGCCGTCGGGGATTCATCCTGAGCAAACGCAGTAAACGAAGTTGCGGCAGCGAGAAACAACAGTGTTGCCAGTCGGATCATGGGTTCGCAGATATGTTGACGACGGTATCAATCTGATTTCTTGTTCTTCGCAACGACGTTGTGATTCGACCGCCTGCTGCGAAACAGTTCAAGACATTCACACAAAGGTCAGCGGTGTCACGGCTTTGGTGCTTCACTCACTGATGGGTCGCACTTTCGCGTAACCATGAACCGATTTGATCGTAGACTCGATCACGCTCCTCTTCGATTAACAGCGAGTGTCGTAAACCATCAAAGTTGACATGATGGCAACGCTCCCCTGCACTTTGCACAAACTGCTCGGTCGTCTCCTTGTCGCACAGTTCGTCTTCGCCACCGGTTAGCACCAGTAGATCAACACCTAGTCGATCCGCGTGCTCCCGCAACCAAATCCCCTGGTTGATCAGCTGGGATCCGATTCCAAGGGCTAGCTTTTCGTGCATCAGGTCATCACCAGCCATTTGTTTCAGAGCATCCGTATCCTTAGTCAGCTGTGAAGGATCGATTGATGCAGAGAAGCGGATTCGGGGAATAAGCTTTCCGGTCAACCAAGCGGCAAATGCTTGTGACTTGGTCGGTGGGTTTGGTGGCAGGATCATTGGGTTGGTTACAACCGCACGCCTGACATACTCGTGGTCGCGATCGAGCAAATGATTGAGAACCAGATTGCCTCCCATACTGTGGCCCAGCAAGACGAGTTCAGCGTTTGAGAAGCATTTTGCCGCGGCTTCAAGTGCCACGGCAATGTCATTTACCAGCGTTTCAAAATTTGGCGCGTCTCCGCGTCTACCGGGGCTCCTGCCATGACCGTGCTGGTCATAGATAAGGACGGCGTGGCCCTGGCCAGTCATGCGACTCACAAAATCGTCATAGCAAGCGGAATGCTCTCCCAGCCCATGCACAACGACAAAGGCGAGGTCAGCGTTTCGGTCGCCCTCGCACCGCACATGAAGCTCCCTGCCATCTGGTGTTTCCAAGATCGAAGATTGCTCTGCTGGGTAGACTGCTGGGTTCACTCTTGAGTTCACTACTGACATTTCCCGGCCTCTTGATGTAGAGCGTGCCTAACACTGGATGGTCAGAACGAAATTCGTATCGTCTGAGCAAAAGAACTTTCCGCCAGAGTCGAACGCGATGCTTTGGATCCGGCAGTCCATCAATTAAGCAACGAATGTGCCAAATGGCCAAGCGAAGACGAACCGGTTCGAATTGTGCAGCCCAGGGCCTGCTCGGTTCACTGAGTTCGAAGTTGAACGGAGCTCAGAAGAATCAAGAATCAACTCAAACGAGGACTCTTATTTTGACTCGAAGGATAGCGACGCTACATCATTAGCGATCGGTGACTGAAGAGCCGTTAGCGGCGATGTAGACCAGCAATCCCCATCGGATGAATCGACGACAAGGAATCGAGCCTTGCGGAGCGCTACCGAATTTCCAGAGTGCTCTAGATTCAAACTCTGAAATTGGACTCACCGAGAATCAGGAATCCCTGCAAAGCGTTGGCACCGAACCGCGCACGCTGACAGAACAGCAACCACTCCCTAGATGGGACGGAGCTCTTCGGATGTCGCGATGATTTAGACAAGCCTGATCTGCCAGCGATCACTCAACACCGGTCGTCTATTCGACCAGTTCACGGAATCCATCGCGTGACAATTCTGCGATGGACATCCCTTTGTAATGGTCTGCCCACGAGTACTTTGCGATAAGCGGCGTTTGGACGGGCATTTCGAACATTGCAAGCAGTGAGTAGCACCACGCAAGAATCACAAGATGACCGGCAGCAACATCGTTCAGAATGTGCTGTCGCAGTTTCAAGATATCTGTGAAGGGAGCTTTGCCGGCATCTCGAACGGAAAACAAAACGGAGCTCGTCGCCAACGTTGAGATCGCGGTGGTGACGTCTTCAGCGACGAACTTTTGCTCTTTAACCCGTTCGTACAACACATCGGCAGCGGTGGTCGATCCCGTTTGACCACCGTGACGACCGGTATAAATGACCACGCGTTGGCTAGAACCAGAACGCTTTTCCAATAGCTTTGGCCAAGACGAAGCCCTGGTCGGTGTCACCGAGACGTACAAGCTCTTGATCTGCACCCAAGCACAAGCGTCAGCTCGATTTTTGTGAGGATACGCTTTTTGAAGCGTCGCCAAATCTCGACTATCCGTTCGATCGATGATTTCGATAGGTGCAGCCACTGTCATACTCCGGGCATTAATTGAAGCGACTTCTGGCTGCACCGAAGACTAATTCCCGTCGGTGACAATCGAAGTTCAGCTCCTGTAGGTTTGTCCAACGCATCCAACGGCGAAGTATAAGACACGAAATAAACCGAAGCAACGAATTAGGGGAGTGAAAACGGAATGCAACGACTGGGCTGAAAAGGACGAAGGTTCGATGCCCATTCGGCTCCTCTTCTTTCAGGCCCGATCGTCGCTAAAACAGGATTAGTTGCGGCACATTGTTCACCGTGACCGACAGGGTGCCGTCCGCCGGTGAGAGTTCGGTCGTCTGACCATCGATTCGGATTTGGCGAACGGATTCTGCGTCTGACACGGAAAGTGCAACCTCCGCCTCCGCGATGTCATTCCACACAACCAGCAGCGATTCACCGGCTGAATTGCGGAACAGATAAACCTGTGTACCGTCCTTGCGCTGCTCCTCTTCCACAAAGCGTTTGTCCAGCATCGCATTAATCATGTGGTAGTGCGTCAACGCATCGAGTCGTGGATTGTAGTTATTGAACTTGCAATCGAACACACAATGCGAGTTGCCAAACTGGCCGCGTGATGTGCCATCGGTATCGGGGTACTGGATCGTGAACCAACTGACAGTCTTGCCGCCCTCGGCGAAAAACACGGTGCACTTTTTGATCAATTCGATCGCCACCGACAGCCGCGATTGACCGGCACTGTTCAAGCCCAGTTCGGTGGAGTGAATCGGCTTGACCGCGTCGTACTTTTCCATCAGCTCACGGTACTGCTGCATCGTCCGACGCACCGCCGTGTAATGTTCGTAGATGTGGAAGTCGTACGAGTCGAGGTACTTTTGGTATCCGGCTTTAAAATATTCTTCATTCGGTTCGACAGACGTTCCGACGACTTCGATCGCTGGATCAAATGCTTTGACCGCTTCGTAGTTTGCTCGATACGCCCGGACGTTATCCAGTACGACTTGCCCCGTTCCGTGCGGTTCGTTGCCTTGTGCGATCATCAGCAAACCTTTGTCGGCATACGCCTTCAAGAAATTCGTCATTCCTTGACGTAACGATTCCTCCGTGACATTTTCGAAACCGTTGCGTTCGACATCGCTTGCTGGAGTTCCGGTGATCCACTTCGCGTTAAGCTCTTTGCAGATCTCGATACCAGGAGCATGAGGTTTGTAGGGCGGATCGTTTTGCCAGCTACCCCAGATACCAATCTGCCGAAGACCGAGTCGATCAGCCAGATAAAAGTATTCGCGGATTCGGCTATCCCAATTGCGAATGGTGAAAGGAATCTGCTCGGGCTTAAATTGCTTCGACGGCGCGATGGGCAGTCGAGCAAATCCGGAAAGCTCCGTTGCCTCGGCCCCATAACTTTGCGGAACCGCAACGTGCAGCTCGTAAAACTGCCCGACATTCAATTGCCCGACCGGAACATCGAGGTTGGCGACATACTTCAAAGGTGAATTCGGTTCCGATGGCACGAGCACGGCGTTGAGATCACCCAGAACGACGTCGCCGCGATAATCTTTCACCACACATCGTGCGACGCGATCGGACTTCGCGAGCGATTTCGAGGTGTTGACTGTCAGCTGAAACTGCACGCGATCTTCAGGTAGAAACAGGTTGCCGGTTGTCTCCGACGCGATCCTGATATCGCGGACGATTGGCTCGGGCGGCTGAACTTCCAATCGACGAATCGCGAGATCGTCAACCGAATAGTCACCATACGTTTTTTGGAAATCGACATGGACGCGAGCCGCTTTGGCCGACGCTGGCAGCGAAACCGTCATCGCGACGTCCTGCCAACTCGAAGATCCGTTTCGGGTGGCGATTGGGATCTGCTCGATAACGGCTCCGTCGGAATCCAATGCGACAAGCATGACGCGTGCATGATAGGAATCATCGGGTGAATACAGATCGCCTCGATCTCGGAATGCAACTTGCCAATGCCCGCGACGAACTGGAAAACTTGGGCCCGCCGCTGAAGTACCGTTTCGGATTCCGTCAAGCGACCGATGCAGCCGTAGCGAACCGTTGCCATCAGTCGAATGCGACGTTACATCACCGGAGGTGTCCCATGCTTTTAGCGTATCAGCGGAATCAAATGATTCTGACCAAGCCGCATTTGCCACATCGGCTTCGACGATGTTTTCCACGTGCAGGTCGGCAAGCTCCAACGACATCGACTTTTGCGAAGACGATCGCTCGCTAAGCATCAACTCGACAAAGCTTAACGCCCCATGCCACTTGCCATCGTTGGCTCCTGCCCAATGCTCACCGCCAGAGATCTGCAGCGGGTCCAATTCAATTGTGTGCCAGCGGCCATCCGCATTCAGCTCGATTCCGCCGCGTTGATGACATTGCCCCGTTTCGTCTACCAGACGCACCGAGACCTGCTCAACATCTGACGTACGGACTTTGAAACGAACCATTTTCGTTTGGCGAACGCCGTCCGTGCCGACACTTCTGCGAGCACCGACGTAGCGTCCACCTGCCGAAAAATCAGCCGACAGCTTTAGCCCCGGTGTGTCGCCAGATTCGGCTTGCGCTGCCGACAGAGTCACGAGTCCGCCGCGAGCCCCCTTGAATTCATCCCCGTTGTTGTATCCCCAGCTTCCGGTGCTTCCTTCATTGAAATCATCAAGTCGCACCACCGCTTCGATTTCGGTTTTCGGAGGCGTTGGCGTGATGCGAACATTTCGCAGCGAGATACTGCCGTCGCGGAGAGCCTCTTTACCAGCCAAGAACACCAACAGCTTCAACGGTTGATGCCACGCACCATCGTTGGCACCACCCCATTTCTCGTAGCGGGTGACAATGTCCATCGGCGTGCCCGCCTTGATCCCTGCGAAGTATCGAGCGACGGGAAACGAGTAGTTCTGCCAGCCGCCTTTGTCGCTGAGTCGAATGTCTAGTTGGTGGCACTGCCCGGTGCCATCGATCAGCCGCGTTGTGACCTTTGAGACACCCGAGGGAACCTTGATTTCAAAATCGACCGAGTCAATGGAGATGTTCGGCAACGACTTTGCGGCTTGGACGTAGTTTCCACCACCTGAGAAATCACCATGTAGTTTCAGCGTCGGCTGCTGGTCTTCATTGATCAATTCAAGTCGACCGACCGCCCCAGGGAATTCTTTTCCGTTGTCGAACGTCCAACCGCCCATCGGCTCGTCGGCATTGATCAGCGCAATCTCCTCCGCCAGAGATTGAATCGGTCGTCCAACGAGCAGGACTAACGCGAGGATCGGAATAATGACCGAGCAATTCGATCGGGAGATGAATCTTTTAAACGTGGGCATGGCAACAGCATCTTGAGTCAGCGGAACGTTCCCCACCGCAATTATGACTCACCACACCACCGCTTGCACCCAAAGATGCTGAAAGCCGAAACCATGCGAAAAAGAGGATCGGATCGTTAACTTTCCGATCCCCTCAGGTGAAATGTGAAGATCATCTGACGAACAAACCGGTTCGGATGTCACGAACCGCACCGATCAACCGCAGACCATCTTCGCTATCCAATTGTCCCAATTCAACGAGTTCCCCGACTTGCTGGACGAAGGATTTCAGTGAATTGATGGTGGCTTTCAATGACCCTTTGGGTTCAAGCTTTTTAATCAGAGCCCCTGCTTGGCCTTTGGTCAGGTCACCGGATTGCTGCAACGATCTGACATCGTCTCGAAGATTCGAAAGTTGCTGCGCGGGACTGAGGACTCGAACGGTGACTGTCGATTCGGCGAAGCCGCCCCGACCATCACTGATCCGGTAAACAATGGAGTCGACACCGGTAAAATTCAAATTCGGCCGATAAGACAACGTGCCATCGTCTTCGATTCGAACCGTCCCATTTTCGGCCCTGGCTGCTACCAAGCTGAGTGTGTCCGCGTCAGCATCTGTATCATTGTTCAAAACATCAATGTTGACCGCAACGTCTTCGCCTGTTTCCACACGATCCGGGTTTGCAATTGGGTTGGCGTTGACCTCGATGTCGATTGAACGAATGGAAGATGCGCCACCATCATCGTCGAGAGCACGCACGCTAAGCGTTGGTGTACCTGGATCGTCATAGGTGTGCTCTGCGCGGAAAGACCTCTCGCCTGCGTCTAGGCTGATTGTCCTTGTTTCGCCATCTCCCCAGTCGATCAAAATTGTAAGGGTATCGAGGGCACTCGGATCGGTGAACGTTCCAACTAGTGTCAGTGATTCTCCTTCGGTGATCAGTTGCGAACTGACGGAGACGCTAGCCGACTGTGGCGATACGTTATTGACCACGACCTTCGTTTGGCTCGTAATCCGATTTCCGTTGGTATCCGTTACGCGGAAAGAAACGGGAATCGTTGTTCCGGCTGCGACACCATCAATCATGGCTGCGTCAAAGTTGACAGTGGCACCCGTCTCATCACCGAATCGTGCGTCAGCATCGGTTTCGCCGAATATCCCGTCGCCATCGAGGTCCCATTCGACAATCTCGACCGTCGCGCCCGCCGGAACGGTTGGTTCGTTAACGACACGACTCCACAGTGGAAACTCCAACTCTTCCGTCGGTGGAAGTACGTAGGTTCCGTTCAAAGTGACATGGCCTCCTTCATCGACGGAGTATCCAGTTCCAGCGTCTGGACGTACAAAGTCAAACTTTTCGACGCCTGCGAAATTGACAACCAATCCATTGTCCGTCCTAAGAACACCGCTGAGGGAATCCTGATCGCGTGATGCAAATATCGCATCGACTGCTTGGTTAAACTGGAGCCGGTCAACACCATCTCCACCGTCGAGACTGATGAGCCCTGAAAGTTTTGAGTCGAGCCGAATCGCATCATTACCATCACCAGCAAAAATCTTTGTCGAGCTGATTTCATCCGGATCAAAGGCTTCACGCGTGTCGTTGACACCCACTCGATTTTTGGCTTGCAACTGTTGAATGAAAATCCGGTCGCCCGATTCGGTGCCTCGAACAACGAGTTCATCGGTGGTCTGGTCTAGCTCAGCATGGAAGGTGTTGATCATCGAAGGCATCCGAACCGAATAGCCATAGATATCTCGAAGAAAGGTCACATCGAAGTCGCTGATCAACCGGCGAATATTGGGCCCACTTACAGTCCTCCCGGAGTTCATCAAATCATTTTCGATCGTCGGAAGATTGTTCCCTTCAAACTGCACAGTCGGGCCTTCATAGAAGTGCCCAGACGTCAAGGTCGCCTGTAACCCGCTAGGAGCGGTCACAAGATGGAGGGTCTTTGATGCATCATTCCCATCCTTAACTCCAGTGTTAACCGAGAACGTTTTTGCTGCCGATCCTGGACCGATATTGATACCTAATG
This is a stretch of genomic DNA from Stieleria sp. JC731. It encodes these proteins:
- a CDS encoding alpha/beta hydrolase, whose amino-acid sequence is MNPAVYPAEQSSILETPDGRELHVRCEGDRNADLAFVVVHGLGEHSACYDDFVSRMTGQGHAVLIYDQHGHGRSPGRRGDAPNFETLVNDIAVALEAAAKCFSNAELVLLGHSMGGNLVLNHLLDRDHEYVRRAVVTNPMILPPNPPTKSQAFAAWLTGKLIPRIRFSASIDPSQLTKDTDALKQMAGDDLMHEKLALGIGSQLINQGIWLREHADRLGVDLLVLTGGEDELCDKETTEQFVQSAGERCHHVNFDGLRHSLLIEEERDRVYDQIGSWLRESATHQ
- a CDS encoding Ig-like domain-containing protein, with amino-acid sequence MFSFRKKSKSRRRSSRQLRCESLERRRLLAVVWSNRGSDSNDSDGFTAQFGENADIARATVDTAIANWNNVITSFNYSDASLNNTYDITFSVADIDKSNAASTSIDNFDDAGKPTSGAVKIGSHVNWGLDATPGDNVEFTDITNPFWATDPTGSDVNGKDLLQAMQHELGHALGINIGPGSAAKTFSVNTGVKDGNDASKTLHLVTAPSGLQATLTSGHFYEGPTVQFEGNNLPTIENDLMNSGRTVSGPNIRRLISDFDVTFLRDIYGYSVRMPSMINTFHAELDQTTDELVVRGTESGDRIFIQQLQAKNRVGVNDTREAFDPDEISSTKIFAGDGNDAIRLDSKLSGLISLDGGDGVDRLQFNQAVDAIFASRDQDSLSGVLRTDNGLVVNFAGVEKFDFVRPDAGTGYSVDEGGHVTLNGTYVLPPTEELEFPLWSRVVNEPTVPAGATVEIVEWDLDGDGIFGETDADARFGDETGATVNFDAAMIDGVAAGTTIPVSFRVTDTNGNRITSQTKVVVNNVSPQSASVSVSSQLITEGESLTLVGTFTDPSALDTLTILIDWGDGETRTISLDAGERSFRAEHTYDDPGTPTLSVRALDDDGGASSIRSIDIEVNANPIANPDRVETGEDVAVNIDVLNNDTDADADTLSLVAARAENGTVRIEDDGTLSYRPNLNFTGVDSIVYRISDGRGGFAESTVTVRVLSPAQQLSNLRDDVRSLQQSGDLTKGQAGALIKKLEPKGSLKATINSLKSFVQQVGELVELGQLDSEDGLRLIGAVRDIRTGLFVR
- a CDS encoding mechanosensitive ion channel family protein, which gives rise to MIRLATLLFLAAATSFTAFAQDESPTAEDVAAEVTGGEAADRVDVADKVEVDPVNSDERIEKRLQEIMEATGWFDSPSVDVDRGVAFLKGTADSKKHQAWAEATAMNTADVVAVVNRVGVAEQPLWNLAPAVASLKQLGRETTGILPLILIALVIGILSYYVALVSAKLTRWITQNRIDSRLLRQVAGNVVAVIIFIIGMYIALRVSGLTRLAVTLLGGTGLVGLALGFAFRDIAENYLASILISLNHPFRVGDLIEVEGAMGYVRKVTTRGTVLNTLEGNQIQLPNSTVYKGKITNYTATPLSRRDFKVGIGFDDSIVEAQEIIMGVLVAHETVVDDPAPLVIVDSLGSATVNLHVLYWFDQTKHSALKVSSSVIRQVKQQLTEAKITMPDEARELVFPQGVPVQMLEGEIHSPPPEKPKSNEPEPTVSSGEGNLATEQGEVMRATENDATIDDEANLIA
- a CDS encoding S9 family peptidase; translation: MMNRLLCTASLSLLVGCLFIPQVFAADSKEEVKQDELQLEDLYPEKGLFGPSASSTEFSHDGRYAAYLYRPYVERRHGNDLWIYDFKKSEARRITSIDMLSKFQRSARIVIDDRLEKHRKESKKEEEKEDDADKEEDEDGAEKSDQPEEDDKKKTELSEKEREEQRQIYTTVGEDDADAEYSPVYSGIASFRWHPKENKLLLISEGDIYLLENLSKPKLTRLTKTDQRESQVEFLPDGSGYTVRRDDTVIQTKFGEHLVHQLTPSLPSGENLNRYALSHDGKRIALISRTNSRGESRKVDIIRYRDRFAESDSISRTVSDDKVEPETVRVYLYEFEDLDTEDAPLLKVFEEKIDEPRDIISEPRWSLDNQKVTFCFFDQKNSDVQIRLATWPTEEELEEGLKEATKKREKEFQKDMREAKEKDEEDATPGRRGPRGGRTKAPELVEHLAKTAFQFKHYGGPNTPSMVSPDFAQDSRHIVFVSELSGFRHIHVLDPLYESVRQLTEGRFEVYPIRFSEDRKRLFVTATKDSPARQMVYVLDMDSGELTRLNKQEGTFSDLAVSNNGKRMIGNFVRYGSLTELIAQNEKKQVKQITDSHPEQASQLTKIEPEFFEYENRHGHTISGMMFKPEKWKKSKKHPLLIYVYGGPLGSRHFVNDGGYSADAYFFQMYMAQKHGYITIVVDPRGQSGYGGLFEKSNYEQVGKPQVEDLVDGVKYMADNFNIDEERVAISGWSFGGFQTQMCLYTEPEVFQVGIAGAGPTQWENYNSWYSTGTVGPSRTGEPDQEKYSLIPLAKKLKGQLLLVHGIEDTNVLFQDTVAVYRALLKAGKETQVELFLDPTGGHGLGGDVKRLGRMRKYEQFLLRTIGEGP